In Aristaeella hokkaidonensis, the following are encoded in one genomic region:
- a CDS encoding MBL fold metallo-hydrolase has product MIRKLLFRTAALLTAVLILMTGTGFGEGVSLVPPTPEAPEGIFMGRPTPAPTPEPPDVVVNNARTPQDIPDFRFPKDAKLFEIWFPNIRDADEAILMYDGQVWMIDCGDERAATRGVPLLKQLGIEKIDILFNSHLHHDHINGLAITDDTAKVGEVRICFPPDLTESGLKMLQVAEERNIPVKEYKDGDSFSMGDGEVKFLFLKNDESYLDMNNQSAQTLITYGDRRILFTADMEAPGQKVMIDRIGGDLLKCDIVKYPHHAKHDLYSPFYEAMEAKLAIVTSVEGRGDAGQLAIDYRGLPAVYTASSSSFTHLVTDGHYWLCEKVAIK; this is encoded by the coding sequence TTGATCAGAAAACTGCTTTTCAGAACGGCTGCGCTGCTTACGGCCGTTCTGATTTTAATGACGGGGACAGGCTTCGGAGAAGGGGTATCGCTGGTACCGCCCACGCCGGAGGCTCCTGAAGGTATCTTCATGGGAAGGCCCACCCCGGCACCAACGCCCGAACCGCCGGACGTGGTGGTGAATAATGCCCGCACGCCCCAGGATATTCCGGATTTCCGTTTTCCGAAGGACGCGAAACTGTTTGAAATCTGGTTCCCCAACATCCGGGATGCGGATGAAGCGATCCTGATGTATGACGGCCAGGTGTGGATGATTGACTGCGGGGATGAACGGGCGGCGACACGGGGAGTACCGCTGCTGAAACAGCTTGGAATCGAAAAAATCGATATCCTGTTTAACAGCCATCTGCATCATGACCACATCAACGGCCTGGCGATTACCGATGATACGGCCAAGGTGGGAGAGGTGAGGATCTGCTTTCCGCCGGATCTGACAGAAAGCGGCCTGAAGATGCTCCAGGTTGCGGAAGAACGGAACATCCCTGTCAAGGAGTATAAGGACGGCGATTCATTCTCCATGGGGGACGGGGAAGTGAAATTCCTGTTCCTGAAGAATGATGAAAGCTACCTGGATATGAACAACCAGAGCGCCCAGACGCTGATCACCTACGGTGACAGGCGCATCCTGTTTACGGCGGACATGGAAGCGCCGGGACAGAAGGTGATGATCGACCGCATCGGGGGCGATCTCCTGAAGTGCGATATCGTCAAGTATCCACATCACGCCAAGCATGACCTCTATTCGCCCTTTTATGAGGCGATGGAAGCGAAGCTGGCCATTGTGACCTCTGTGGAAGGCAGGGGAGACGCCGGGCAGCTGGCCATCGACTACAGGGGACTGCCGGCCGTCTATACGGCTTCCAGTTCTTCCTTTACCCACCTGGTGACAGACGGACACTACTGGCTGTGCGAAAAAGTTGCCATAAAATAA
- the fabK gene encoding enoyl-[acyl-carrier-protein] reductase FabK — protein sequence MIKSAICEMLGIEYPVFQGGMAWIADGKLAAAVSNGGGLGIIAAGNAPGEYVREQIREARKLTGKPVGVNIMLLSPYADEVAQVVTEERIEVVTTGAGNPSKYMKDWLEAGIKVIPVVASVALAKLMTRLGASAVIAEGGESGGHVGELTTMVLVPQICDATNLPVIAAGGIADGRGVAAAFMLGACGVQMGTRFLSAEECSIHPAYKEKILKATDLCTMVTGRRLGHPVRSLRTPFARDYARAEYGGMPDAELEALGTGALRRAVQEGDNEKGCFLSGQIAAMVKKEQPAAEIVKEVMEEAEPLLLRAAQWVK from the coding sequence ATGATCAAGTCGGCAATTTGTGAGATGCTCGGGATCGAGTATCCGGTTTTTCAGGGAGGCATGGCCTGGATCGCGGACGGGAAGCTGGCGGCGGCCGTGTCCAATGGCGGGGGGCTGGGTATCATAGCGGCCGGGAACGCTCCTGGCGAATACGTCAGGGAGCAGATCCGGGAAGCCCGGAAGCTGACCGGAAAGCCGGTGGGCGTCAACATTATGCTGCTGAGCCCTTACGCGGATGAAGTGGCACAGGTTGTGACCGAGGAAAGGATTGAGGTGGTAACCACGGGTGCCGGCAATCCTTCCAAGTACATGAAGGACTGGCTGGAAGCCGGTATCAAGGTCATACCGGTGGTGGCTTCGGTAGCCCTGGCAAAGCTGATGACCCGGCTCGGTGCTTCCGCCGTGATCGCGGAAGGCGGAGAAAGCGGCGGCCATGTAGGGGAACTGACGACCATGGTGCTGGTGCCCCAGATCTGTGACGCAACTAACCTGCCGGTAATCGCGGCAGGCGGCATTGCGGACGGCAGGGGCGTTGCGGCGGCCTTCATGCTGGGAGCCTGCGGGGTGCAGATGGGTACCCGGTTCTTAAGCGCAGAGGAATGCAGCATTCATCCCGCCTATAAGGAGAAAATCCTGAAGGCAACAGACCTTTGCACCATGGTGACCGGCAGGCGCCTGGGACATCCTGTCCGCAGCCTGCGTACGCCCTTTGCCAGGGATTATGCCAGGGCGGAATACGGCGGCATGCCGGATGCGGAGCTGGAAGCCCTGGGCACAGGTGCGCTGCGGCGTGCCGTACAGGAAGGGGACAACGAAAAGGGGTGTTTCCTTTCAGGGCAGATTGCCGCCATGGTGAAGAAAGAACAGCCGGCGGCTGAAATTGTGAAGGAAGTGATGGAGGAGGCGGAACCGCTCCTCCTGAGGGCAGCCCAATGGGTAAAATAG
- the fusA gene encoding elongation factor G, translating to MPRSHPLERVRNIGIMAHIDAGKTTTTERILFYTGKNHRIGETHEGTATMDWMAQEQERGITITSAATTCFWHDPHDPKNANKQYRINIIDTPGHVDFTVEVERSLRVLDGAVSVFCAKGGVEPQSETVWKQAETYRVPRMAYVNKMDITGADFFRVVDMMKDRLGANAVPIQLPIGKENTFRGIIDLVRMRAEIYYDDLGQDVRDEEIPADMKEIAEEYRANLLEKVAETDDALMEKFLEGEELTEEEIRSAIRKCTIACTMNPVLCGTSYRNKGVQPLLDAVVEYMPSPLDIPAIEGIDPDDPEKKMERHPSDEEPFSALAFKIMVDPFVGKLAFFRVYSGKLESGNYVMNSTKQKRERISRIMLMHANHREEVDTIYTGEIAGAVGLKDTTTGDTLCDENNQIILESMVFPDPVIEVAIEPKTKAGQEKMTYALQRLAEEDPTFKTYTNQETGQTIIAGMGELHLEIIVDRLLREFKVEATVGKPQVTYKETIRKPAKAEGRYVRQTGGHGQYGHCWIEIEPQEPGKGYEFESRIVGGVIPKEFISPIDAGIQEAAKSGAIAGYEVVNFKAAVTDGSYHDVDSSEMAYKIAASMAFKEAVKKADPCLMEPMMKVEIIVPDQYLGDVMGNVSSRRGRVEGTEVRGQDQIIHSFVPLSEMFGYTTDLRSRTQGRGMFTMQFDHYEEVPKSVAEKIIGRKSAD from the coding sequence ATGCCCAGAAGCCATCCACTTGAAAGAGTCCGGAACATCGGTATTATGGCTCATATCGACGCCGGAAAAACAACCACTACCGAGCGGATCCTGTTCTACACAGGTAAGAATCACCGCATCGGTGAAACGCATGAAGGTACGGCCACCATGGACTGGATGGCCCAGGAACAGGAGCGCGGCATCACGATCACGTCTGCTGCCACCACTTGCTTCTGGCACGATCCCCATGACCCGAAAAATGCGAACAAACAGTATCGGATCAACATCATTGACACGCCCGGCCACGTGGACTTCACCGTTGAGGTGGAACGCAGCCTTCGCGTACTGGACGGCGCTGTAAGCGTCTTCTGTGCCAAGGGCGGCGTTGAACCCCAGAGTGAAACAGTCTGGAAGCAGGCGGAGACCTATCGTGTTCCCCGCATGGCGTACGTCAATAAGATGGACATCACCGGCGCGGATTTCTTCCGCGTGGTGGACATGATGAAGGACCGCCTCGGCGCCAACGCCGTTCCGATCCAGCTGCCCATCGGTAAGGAAAACACCTTCCGCGGCATTATTGACCTGGTGCGTATGCGCGCTGAGATCTACTATGATGACCTCGGACAGGATGTACGTGATGAGGAAATCCCCGCCGACATGAAGGAGATTGCCGAAGAGTATCGCGCAAACCTGCTGGAGAAGGTTGCTGAGACCGACGACGCCCTGATGGAGAAATTCCTGGAAGGTGAAGAACTGACCGAGGAAGAAATCCGCAGCGCCATCCGTAAGTGCACCATCGCCTGCACCATGAACCCTGTTCTGTGCGGTACCAGCTACCGTAACAAGGGTGTGCAGCCGCTGCTGGACGCGGTGGTCGAGTATATGCCCAGCCCGCTGGATATTCCGGCGATCGAGGGTATCGACCCCGATGATCCCGAGAAGAAGATGGAACGTCATCCTTCCGATGAAGAACCCTTCTCCGCACTGGCGTTCAAGATCATGGTCGATCCGTTCGTCGGTAAACTGGCTTTCTTCCGCGTATACAGCGGTAAGCTGGAATCCGGCAACTACGTGATGAACTCTACCAAGCAGAAGCGGGAGCGTATCAGCCGTATCATGCTGATGCACGCCAATCACCGTGAAGAGGTTGATACCATCTACACTGGTGAAATCGCCGGCGCTGTGGGTCTGAAGGACACCACCACAGGCGATACCCTCTGCGATGAGAACAACCAGATCATCCTGGAAAGCATGGTCTTCCCGGATCCGGTTATCGAAGTGGCTATCGAGCCCAAGACCAAGGCCGGTCAGGAAAAGATGACTTACGCCCTTCAGCGTCTGGCTGAAGAGGATCCCACCTTCAAGACCTACACCAACCAGGAAACCGGTCAGACCATCATCGCCGGCATGGGCGAACTCCACCTGGAAATCATCGTGGACCGTCTGCTGCGCGAATTCAAGGTCGAAGCAACCGTGGGTAAGCCCCAGGTTACTTACAAGGAAACCATCCGCAAGCCCGCCAAGGCCGAAGGACGTTACGTCCGTCAGACCGGCGGTCACGGTCAGTATGGTCACTGCTGGATCGAGATCGAACCCCAGGAGCCTGGCAAGGGATACGAGTTCGAGAGCCGGATCGTCGGCGGCGTGATTCCGAAAGAATTCATCAGCCCCATCGATGCGGGTATCCAGGAAGCTGCCAAGAGCGGCGCCATCGCCGGCTACGAAGTGGTCAACTTCAAGGCTGCTGTTACGGACGGTTCCTATCACGATGTGGACTCCTCCGAAATGGCATACAAGATCGCTGCCAGCATGGCTTTCAAGGAAGCCGTCAAGAAGGCCGATCCCTGCCTGATGGAGCCCATGATGAAAGTGGAGATCATCGTTCCCGACCAGTACCTGGGCGACGTGATGGGCAATGTGTCCAGCCGCCGCGGCCGGGTGGAAGGCACAGAAGTGCGCGGCCAGGATCAGATCATCCATTCCTTTGTTCCGCTGAGCGAGATGTTCGGCTACACCACAGACCTTCGTTCCCGTACCCAGGGCCGCGGCATGTTCACCATGCAGTTCGACCACTACGAGGAAGTGCCGAAGTCTGTTGCTGAAAAGATCATCGGCCGCAAGAGCGCGGACTGA
- the rpsL gene encoding 30S ribosomal protein S12 yields MPTINQLVRKGRERVTKKPTAPILQGCPQKRGVCLSVKTQTPKKPNSALRKIARIRLTNSIEGTCYIPGIGHNLQEHSVVLIRGGRVRDLPGVRYHIIRGALDTAGVAKRMQARSLYGAKRPKK; encoded by the coding sequence ATGCCCACAATTAATCAGCTTGTCCGTAAGGGCCGTGAGCGGGTGACCAAGAAGCCCACCGCTCCTATTCTGCAGGGATGTCCCCAGAAGCGCGGTGTGTGCCTGAGCGTTAAGACTCAGACTCCCAAGAAGCCTAACTCTGCTCTGCGGAAAATCGCGAGAATCCGCCTGACGAACTCCATCGAAGGTACCTGCTACATCCCCGGTATCGGTCACAACCTGCAGGAGCATAGCGTTGTGCTGATCCGTGGCGGCCGTGTGCGGGATCTGCCCGGCGTTCGTTATCACATCATCCGCGGTGCTCTGGATACCGCCGGTGTTGCCAAGCGGATGCAGGCTCGTTCCCTGTACGGCGCGAAGCGCCCGAAGAAGTAA
- the rpmG gene encoding 50S ribosomal protein L33: MANAARTKVCLACTECKQRNYNNMKNKKNTPDRIELQKYCPFCKKHTTHRETK; this comes from the coding sequence ATGGCAAACGCCGCCCGTACAAAGGTGTGCCTGGCTTGCACCGAGTGCAAACAGCGCAACTATAACAACATGAAAAACAAGAAGAACACTCCGGATCGCATTGAGCTCCAGAAGTATTGTCCCTTCTGCAAGAAGCACACAACTCATCGCGAGACCAAGTGA
- the nusG gene encoding transcription termination/antitermination protein NusG, with the protein MAENKKEPCWYVIHTYSGYENKVKDTLEKSVENNGMQDLILEVRVPMEEVVEIRNGKRVKSTRKVYPGYVLVHMIETSESWYVVRNTRGVTGFVGPDSKPVPLTQEEVDMMLNTEQSSVDFGFAIGEHVRILSGPLENFSGVVEDVDTVRGKLTVKVQMFLGREMPVEVDLDQVEKED; encoded by the coding sequence ATGGCTGAAAACAAGAAGGAGCCTTGCTGGTACGTTATCCACACCTACTCGGGCTACGAGAACAAGGTGAAGGATACGCTGGAAAAGTCCGTGGAAAACAACGGAATGCAGGACCTGATCCTTGAGGTTCGGGTTCCCATGGAGGAAGTTGTTGAAATCCGGAACGGAAAGCGCGTAAAGAGCACCCGTAAGGTTTATCCCGGCTATGTGCTGGTGCACATGATTGAAACCAGCGAAAGCTGGTATGTCGTGCGGAATACCCGCGGCGTTACCGGCTTTGTGGGACCGGATTCCAAGCCTGTTCCGCTGACGCAGGAAGAAGTCGACATGATGCTCAACACTGAGCAGTCCAGCGTGGACTTCGGCTTCGCGATCGGCGAGCATGTCCGGATCCTTTCCGGTCCGCTGGAGAATTTCAGCGGTGTAGTGGAAGACGTCGATACCGTACGCGGCAAGCTGACTGTCAAGGTGCAGATGTTCCTTGGCCGTGAGATGCCTGTTGAGGTCGATCTCGATCAGGTCGAGAAGGAAGACTGA
- a CDS encoding acyl carrier protein, with amino-acid sequence MYFDAIAKIVSERTGCDVSEIKPESKFAELGIDSLDTVELLMNLEDEIGIEIELDRKVETIDDLDKFIQSKQG; translated from the coding sequence ATGTACTTTGACGCTATCGCAAAAATCGTATCTGAACGGACCGGGTGTGATGTATCTGAGATCAAACCTGAAAGCAAATTCGCTGAACTGGGCATTGACTCCCTGGACACGGTGGAGCTGCTGATGAACCTGGAAGACGAAATCGGCATCGAGATTGAACTGGACCGGAAAGTGGAAACCATTGACGACCTGGATAAGTTCATCCAGAGCAAGCAGGGATAA
- a CDS encoding ACP S-malonyltransferase: protein MGKIAFVFSGQGDQYPGMGKELAEKYAAAETVYAACDGFRPGTSAQCFEGTEEELKDTRNTQPCLFATELAAASVLLDKGVTPEAVAGFSLGEVAAATVSGMFDLETGFRLVCRRGELMQREADKFDTFMAAVVKLTQEEVQEICDRYPEVYPVNFNCPGQVTVSGLSAQMTGFLEDVKTAGGRAIPLKVKGAFHSPFMREAARAFAEELARTAFRERKITLYSNLTAKPYTESAAGLLSGQICSPVQWEKIIRNMIADGIDTFIEIGPGKTLCNMIKRIDGGVRTATAAEYLAEVEAC from the coding sequence ATGGGTAAAATAGCATTCGTTTTTTCCGGACAGGGCGACCAGTATCCGGGTATGGGAAAGGAACTGGCAGAGAAATACGCCGCCGCGGAAACGGTTTACGCGGCCTGCGACGGATTTCGTCCCGGCACATCCGCCCAGTGCTTTGAAGGGACGGAAGAAGAACTCAAGGACACCCGGAATACCCAGCCCTGCCTGTTTGCGACGGAACTGGCGGCGGCCTCTGTGCTGCTAGATAAAGGCGTGACGCCTGAGGCTGTGGCGGGCTTTTCCCTGGGAGAGGTTGCCGCGGCGACTGTCAGCGGCATGTTTGACCTTGAAACAGGTTTCCGTCTTGTCTGCAGGCGCGGAGAGCTCATGCAGCGGGAAGCCGATAAGTTTGACACGTTCATGGCGGCGGTTGTGAAACTGACACAGGAAGAAGTGCAGGAAATCTGTGACAGGTACCCGGAGGTTTATCCGGTGAATTTCAACTGTCCGGGGCAGGTCACCGTTTCCGGGTTGAGCGCACAGATGACAGGCTTTCTGGAAGACGTGAAGACCGCCGGCGGCCGGGCGATTCCCCTGAAGGTGAAAGGTGCTTTCCATTCGCCCTTTATGAGGGAGGCGGCCAGGGCGTTTGCGGAAGAGCTGGCGCGGACTGCGTTCAGGGAAAGAAAAATCACGCTCTATTCCAACCTGACGGCAAAGCCCTATACAGAAAGTGCGGCCGGCCTGCTTTCCGGGCAGATCTGCAGCCCGGTACAGTGGGAGAAGATCATCCGGAATATGATCGCCGATGGAATAGATACCTTTATCGAGATCGGTCCGGGGAAAACCCTTTGTAACATGATCAAAAGGATCGACGGAGGGGTAAGGACAGCAACTGCGGCAGAATATCTGGCAGAGGTGGAAGCATGCTGA
- a CDS encoding 3-oxoacyl-ACP reductase family protein — MLKGKTAIVTGGSRGIGKAIACRLASLGANIAVIYAGNTEAAESVCRSCTEAYDVEARAYRCDVSDFAAVKETVAQIKTDFGTVHILVNNAGITRDGLLAMMKEEDYDAVLDTNLKGAFNMIRHCAGLFIRNREGCIINITSVAGIMGNAGQCNYSASKAGLIGMTKSAARELAPKGIRCNAIAPGFIATDMTGNQADNPLLNAIPLGRMGETEDVAEAAAYLATAKYVTGEVLRVDGGIAM; from the coding sequence ATGCTGAAAGGAAAAACAGCCATAGTAACCGGAGGCTCCCGGGGGATCGGCAAAGCCATCGCCTGCAGGCTGGCTTCACTGGGAGCGAACATTGCCGTCATTTACGCCGGCAATACGGAAGCCGCGGAGAGTGTATGCCGCTCATGCACAGAAGCATACGACGTGGAAGCCAGGGCGTACCGGTGTGATGTGTCGGATTTCGCGGCCGTGAAGGAAACCGTTGCTCAAATCAAAACGGATTTCGGAACGGTGCATATCCTGGTCAACAACGCGGGCATTACCCGGGACGGGCTGCTGGCCATGATGAAGGAAGAGGATTATGACGCCGTGCTGGATACCAACCTCAAAGGCGCTTTCAACATGATCCGTCACTGTGCCGGCCTGTTCATCCGGAACCGGGAAGGCTGCATTATCAATATCACGTCTGTGGCGGGAATCATGGGCAACGCGGGACAGTGCAACTACTCGGCCTCCAAGGCCGGCCTTATTGGCATGACCAAGTCCGCGGCCCGGGAACTGGCGCCGAAGGGAATCCGCTGCAATGCCATTGCGCCCGGGTTTATCGCCACCGACATGACCGGAAACCAGGCGGACAATCCGCTGCTGAACGCCATTCCGCTAGGCCGGATGGGGGAAACAGAAGACGTGGCGGAAGCCGCGGCATACCTTGCGACAGCAAAATACGTTACCGGCGAAGTCCTCCGTGTGGACGGCGGTATCGCGATGTAA
- the tuf gene encoding elongation factor Tu — MAKGRYERTKPHVNIGTIGHVDHGKTTLTAAITMTLAIKGEAQAMRYDEIDKAPEEKARGITINTAHVEYETAKRHYAHVDCPGHADYVKNMITGAAQMDGAILVVSAPDGPMPQTREHILLARQVGVPYIVVFMNKTDMMDDEELLELVEMEIRELLSSYDFPGDDIPIIKGSALKVLEYLQAGGTDVDNAPECKCIWELMDAVDSYIPEPERATDQPFLMPVEDVFSISGRGTVATGRVERGTVKVSDPVEIVGLMDKPRNTVVTGVEMFHKLLDQAEAGDNIGALLRGIQRNEVERGQVLAKPGSIHPHTHCIGQVYVLTKEEGGRHTPFFNGYRPQFYFRTTDVTGNIKLPDGVEMVMPGDNIDMEITLITPIAMEQGLRFAIREGGRTVGSGVVAKVIE; from the coding sequence ATGGCTAAGGGACGTTATGAACGGACAAAGCCCCATGTAAACATCGGTACCATCGGTCACGTTGACCATGGCAAGACCACCCTGACCGCTGCGATCACCATGACCCTGGCGATTAAGGGCGAAGCGCAGGCTATGCGCTATGACGAAATCGACAAGGCTCCCGAAGAAAAAGCACGTGGAATCACCATCAACACCGCTCACGTTGAGTACGAGACCGCCAAGCGTCACTATGCTCACGTGGACTGCCCCGGCCACGCTGACTATGTTAAGAACATGATCACCGGTGCTGCCCAGATGGACGGCGCTATCCTGGTGGTTTCCGCTCCCGATGGCCCGATGCCCCAGACCCGTGAGCACATCCTGCTCGCCCGTCAGGTTGGCGTGCCCTACATCGTCGTGTTCATGAACAAGACCGACATGATGGACGACGAAGAGCTGCTGGAGCTGGTTGAAATGGAAATCCGTGAGCTGCTGAGCAGCTACGACTTCCCCGGCGACGACATCCCGATCATCAAGGGTTCCGCTCTGAAGGTTCTGGAGTACCTGCAGGCCGGCGGCACCGACGTTGACAACGCTCCCGAGTGCAAGTGCATCTGGGAACTGATGGACGCCGTTGACAGCTATATCCCTGAACCCGAACGTGCAACCGACCAGCCCTTCCTGATGCCCGTCGAAGACGTGTTCTCCATCTCCGGCCGCGGCACCGTGGCTACCGGCCGTGTTGAGCGTGGTACCGTTAAGGTGTCTGATCCGGTCGAAATCGTCGGCCTGATGGACAAGCCCCGGAACACCGTTGTTACCGGTGTTGAAATGTTCCACAAGCTGCTGGACCAGGCAGAAGCCGGCGACAACATCGGCGCCCTGCTGCGTGGTATCCAGAGGAACGAAGTCGAGCGCGGCCAGGTTCTGGCTAAGCCCGGCAGCATCCATCCCCACACCCACTGCATCGGCCAGGTGTACGTGCTGACCAAGGAAGAAGGCGGCCGTCATACCCCCTTCTTCAACGGCTATCGTCCCCAGTTCTACTTCCGGACGACTGACGTTACCGGCAACATCAAGCTGCCCGACGGCGTGGAAATGGTGATGCCCGGCGATAACATCGACATGGAAATCACCCTGATCACCCCCATCGCTATGGAGCAGGGACTGCGCTTCGCTATCCGTGAAGGCGGCCGTACTGTTGGTTCCGGCGTTGTGGCCAAGGTCATTGAGTAA
- the rplK gene encoding 50S ribosomal protein L11: MAKKVQAYIKLQVPAGKATPAPPIGPALGQHGVNIPGFCKEFNDRTAKEAGLIIPVVITVYTDRTFTFITKTPPAPVLIKKALNLQKASGRPNKEKVGQLTKEQVRKIAETKMPDLNAGSIEAAMSMVAGTARSMGVTVEE, translated from the coding sequence ATGGCAAAGAAAGTACAGGCTTACATTAAGCTGCAGGTTCCTGCCGGCAAGGCAACGCCCGCACCGCCTATCGGTCCCGCTCTGGGCCAGCATGGCGTGAACATTCCCGGATTCTGCAAAGAGTTCAATGACCGTACCGCCAAGGAAGCCGGTCTGATCATCCCCGTGGTGATTACCGTCTACACCGACCGTACCTTCACCTTCATCACCAAGACGCCTCCGGCGCCCGTGCTGATCAAGAAGGCTCTGAACCTGCAGAAGGCCAGCGGCCGCCCCAACAAGGAAAAGGTTGGCCAGCTGACAAAAGAACAGGTTCGTAAGATCGCTGAGACCAAGATGCCCGACCTGAATGCCGGCAGCATCGAAGCCGCTATGAGCATGGTAGCCGGTACCGCCCGCAGCATGGGCGTGACCGTCGAGGAATAA
- the rplA gene encoding 50S ribosomal protein L1 translates to MKHGKKYNDSIKLIDHLKQYDPEEAVDLVLQTGKAKFDETVEISVRLGVDPRHADQQVRGAVVLPHGTGRTIRVLVIAKGDKAKEAEEAGADFVGAEDMIQKIQQENWFDFDVCVATPDMMGMVGRIGRVLGPKGLMPNPKSGTVTMDIARAVNDIKAGKVEYRLDKTAIIHCPIGKVSFGKEKLQENLNVLMEAINKAKPAAAKGTYMKSVYLSSTMGPAVRVNPLKF, encoded by the coding sequence ATGAAACACGGCAAGAAGTATAACGACAGCATTAAGCTGATCGACCATCTGAAGCAGTATGACCCCGAAGAGGCCGTCGATCTGGTGCTCCAGACCGGTAAGGCCAAGTTCGACGAGACTGTCGAAATCTCCGTCCGCCTGGGTGTTGACCCCCGCCACGCTGACCAGCAGGTCCGCGGCGCCGTGGTTCTGCCTCATGGTACCGGCCGCACCATCCGTGTGCTGGTTATTGCCAAGGGCGACAAGGCAAAGGAAGCTGAGGAAGCCGGTGCCGATTTCGTCGGTGCTGAGGACATGATCCAGAAGATCCAGCAGGAGAACTGGTTCGACTTCGACGTCTGCGTTGCCACGCCCGATATGATGGGTATGGTCGGCCGCATCGGTCGTGTGCTGGGCCCGAAGGGCCTCATGCCCAACCCGAAGTCCGGCACCGTGACCATGGACATCGCCCGCGCGGTGAACGACATCAAAGCCGGTAAAGTGGAATACCGTCTGGACAAGACCGCTATCATCCACTGCCCGATCGGCAAGGTGTCCTTCGGCAAGGAAAAGCTTCAGGAGAACCTGAACGTGCTGATGGAAGCCATCAACAAGGCGAAGCCCGCGGCCGCCAAGGGAACCTACATGAAGAGCGTTTACCTCTCCAGCACCATGGGTCCCGCTGTCCGCGTGAATCCGCTGAAGTTCTAA
- a CDS encoding ribosomal L7Ae/L30e/S12e/Gadd45 family protein translates to MEMLKTAGSRKVVGTKQVIRALKAGTVSKVYVCSDADTFIYQQVVRAAEEAGILCVRAASMKELGMICGVDVPTAAAGLLKA, encoded by the coding sequence ATGGAAATGCTGAAAACGGCCGGCAGCCGGAAGGTGGTCGGAACGAAACAGGTCATCCGTGCGCTGAAGGCCGGAACCGTATCAAAAGTATACGTCTGCAGCGATGCTGACACCTTCATCTACCAGCAGGTAGTCAGGGCGGCTGAGGAAGCCGGTATCCTCTGTGTGAGGGCAGCATCCATGAAAGAACTTGGGATGATCTGCGGAGTGGACGTACCCACCGCTGCCGCCGGATTGCTCAAGGCGTAA
- the secE gene encoding preprotein translocase subunit SecE, which produces MSETKKAVETAEKAVRKSGENKLSKIISWFAKLPARIAKPFKNMFYELKKVTWPSKEKLITYSIIVLVFMLFMGVVIGLLDMGASALVKMLVV; this is translated from the coding sequence GTGTCTGAGACGAAGAAAGCGGTTGAAACCGCCGAGAAAGCCGTCCGGAAATCCGGAGAGAACAAGCTGAGCAAGATTATCAGCTGGTTCGCCAAGCTTCCCGCACGGATCGCCAAGCCCTTCAAGAACATGTTTTATGAGCTGAAGAAGGTAACCTGGCCCAGCAAAGAAAAGCTGATTACCTATTCCATCATCGTGCTCGTATTCATGCTCTTCATGGGTGTTGTGATCGGTCTGCTGGACATGGGCGCGTCCGCATTGGTTAAGATGCTGGTCGTGTAA
- the rpsG gene encoding 30S ribosomal protein S7, whose translation MPRRGFVPKREVLPDPVYGTTVVTKLINQIMLDGKRGVAQNVCYEAFEAVAEKTGKAATDVFQEALNNVAPQLEVKARRVGGATYQVPIEIRPERRQTLALRWIVDFARKRGEKTMAERLAAELLDASNNTGAAVKRKEEMHRMAEANKAFAHYRW comes from the coding sequence ATGCCCCGTCGCGGTTTTGTACCGAAGCGTGAAGTGCTGCCGGATCCCGTTTACGGAACCACGGTAGTTACGAAACTGATCAACCAGATTATGCTTGACGGAAAGCGCGGAGTTGCGCAGAACGTCTGCTATGAGGCTTTTGAAGCCGTTGCCGAAAAGACCGGCAAGGCTGCGACCGACGTTTTCCAGGAAGCCCTGAACAACGTTGCTCCGCAGCTGGAAGTTAAAGCCCGCCGTGTAGGCGGCGCCACCTATCAGGTGCCTATTGAGATCCGTCCCGAGCGTCGTCAGACCCTGGCCCTGCGCTGGATCGTCGACTTTGCCCGGAAACGCGGTGAGAAGACCATGGCCGAACGCCTGGCTGCCGAACTGCTGGACGCCTCCAACAACACAGGCGCTGCGGTGAAACGTAAAGAAGAAATGCACCGTATGGCAGAGGCCAACAAGGCATTCGCTCATTACCGCTGGTAA